The Aspergillus fumigatus Af293 chromosome 3, whole genome shotgun sequence region TGTAACATTGAGATGTGATGCCCGAATAATGTTTTCCATGGAAGATGCAAGACTCTCCCCCTAGTATTGTCAGGACTGTATACAAAAAGAACAACGGTGCGTAGGAATGCTCACGTTTTGCAGCTCGAGTTTGGCTTCGCTCAGCAATGTAGTGCTCAGCAGACTCCACATCTCAGTCTCCTTCGCTTTAGCCTTCAGGAAAGCAAGGCCTTCCTTTTCGTTTCCAAGCATTCCCGTATTCTGGACGTCTTTCATCTGCTCTGGGAAGGCTTTGCCAAAGTGATACAGCCAGCTCATACAAAAGTTTAGGCAGTTCATATCGTGGGACTCTCTGGCAATGGAGACAGCTTCTTGCATTGCAGAAACAGCTTCTCCATAGCATCCGAAATCAGCCTGAAGGATTGCGAGGTTGAGCAGCGCATATTGATATGAGCTCCGGTCACGACTATGCATTGTATAGTCAAAATATCTGTGAAGATTGTCGAAGGATGAAGGGTAGTCTCCAGCTCTCCATGCATCGAGGAATCTGAGATCGTTAGCGACGGCGGGTTTGTTCGCGAGCTCCATCTCACCTTAGGTAGTAAGTCAGGTTGGGTATTGCGACGCCAGACGCCATGATACGTTCGAGCTGCACCTTCATGCCGTCTGGGACTCTTCCTCCAAGTCCTGCATTCCGTTAGTAAGTGTGCATCATGAATACGCACGTTCAAAGGGGACGTCTGCGTACTTTGTAGCTCGCCAATCTGAAACTCTAGGAGTCGTTCGACATCCTTAGTGCTGACATAGAttccatcctcctcttgcATTTCGATATTTCCATAAGCCACCTGAGCAAGGTGGCTCGTGGAGTCCAAATTAAGCTCCAATAAATTGATGTCCACGGGGTCCCGTTCAGTAGATGGATTCTTCTTGGACCACACACGGTACGTGGGCAGACGGTAATGCACAAAGCCCTTCCATAGTTTGACGGAGTCATGGAACTGAAGCCTAGTAAACTCGAGCTGGGCTCTTCTCACGAACACACCGAGTGGTGAGCATCTTGAGAGTCGCATACGACCAATCTCAGGCGCCAGACCATTATCCCTGTCGCGGATCTGTTCTTCTCGAGACTTGACAAGGATATCGCTAATCTCAGTGAAAAATACTTCCAAAGCGTCGCAAGAATCAATAGACCAGATCTTCTTGAGAAACAAGTCCCATATTGAACGGCCAGGTATCGAGGAAGCTTTGGATGAAAGGGCATCCTCCAGGTCATCAATGGCGACAATATAGTTGCTATCTCCCCTGTTTAGAGATGAAGATGCATCTGATCCCAAAGGACTGAGACATGACataagaaaagaaaggacaTCAATTGCGGAGGAGTTGGGAACGACTCCATCGGTGTAAACGGAGATTAGACACAGAAGAGCGATCTTCGAGGGAGTCAGATAGCGACTCATCTTGCttctcttttgcttcttcgacCTCTTTTATTTAATTCCTTTTTCACATAGTCAACATCCTTTGCCGGAGAGGGTTTCATCCAACAATGGAAGGACTATGCTGAAACTTCACTGAGCGATGAGACCATCGGCGCGTTCTCTGCATACGACCACGCCGCGTCTGAGTCCAAACTATTGAGCGTTATCTTGGAGAAACACAGGACCAAATGATATCGAGCGCACACAAAATCTGATCGGCTCTATGTCCTAAGCAACTCCTATGGAATGTGCTCTGCTGGTTCATTTGAACCAAACTATGTTGTAAAGGGATTTTGTGAGACAGGTTGTTGACGCCTGAGGCCGAAATTGATTGATAGCAGACCCCGCCAAAAAACTTATCAATTATCGGGACATGACTCGTCTTTAGTCACATCTTGAGATTGTTACTGCTGCAACTCTTCTTCCGTGCAACTACAATTATGGCCGAGGCACTTACAAACACGGATCTCCAGGGTGCGCTGCCCCTGATTGCTCGGGGCAAAGTGCGCGATCTGTACGAAGTCGACGACAAGACTCTTCTTTTCATTGCGACTGATCGCATCTCCGCGTACGATGTGATCATGGAGAATGTACGGCTCTACGTCTTGGATGCGCCAATAGTTCTCCATATTGGATCTGCTAACGAATGTCTCTTCAGGGTATTCCGAACAAGGGAGTTCTTCTAACACTATGCACAAAAGCATGGTTCAAGATCCTCACCGATGCTATTCCCTCTCTGCGCACGCATTTCATTACCCTCGACCTCCCGCCCCAGATCCCCCCTTCACTTCGGCCAGCCCTTCAGAACCGAAGCATGCAAGTGCGGAAGCTTAAGATCCTTCCCATTGAAGCCATAGTCCGAGGCTACATCACTGGGTCCGCTTGGAACGAGTACAAGAAGTCCGGTACCGTGCACGGAATCAAGGTAGCTCCGGGTCTGAGGGAGAGCGAAGCCTTCCCCGATGGCCCGATCTACACTCCCAGCACCAAAGCCGAACAAGGCGAACATGATGAAAACATCCACCCTGATCAAGGTATGCATGGTCCTCCTTGCTCCGGGAATGTTTATCAAGTTTCCGAATGGATTCAGAGCTGACAATATCCCGATGTACAGCGGCTGCCATTCTTGGTGAGCATGCCTCAACCGTTGCTTCTCTGGCTGTACAGCTGTACAAAGTCGCGCACGCCTACGCTCTGTCGCGCGGTGTCATCATCGCGGACACCAAATTCGAGTTCGGTGTCGATGAAGAAACCAATGAGGTTGTTCTGGCTGACGAAGTCCTGACGCCTGACTCGTCTCGCTTCTGGCCCAAGGATGACTACGAAGTTGGTCGCGGCCAGCAAAGTTTCGACAAGCAATTCCTTCGTGACTGGCTCGTCAAGGAGGGACTGAAAGGCAAGGAGGGAGTCCGGATGACAGAAGAGGTCGTACAGAAGACCGCGGAGAAGTACAAGGAGGCCTGGGAGAGGATCACGGGGGGTAATTAGATTACACTAAATGCCCCTACGAACGACGACATTGAATCGCAGCTTCCGACCAAATGATAGGTTATCAGTAGCGTCTATAAGGGAATAAATTTTTGTATGAGTAGTATAGTACAATACATAAGAGGTTTGATAGATTAGATCATTGTTCCCACTCCGAGCGCAACCCTTTCAAACCCTTCGTcttccctcctcctcccggtTGACTACCCTTGTCCTCGGGATGATCGGAAGGAGAGTCACCCCTCCAGCCAGTTCTGACTCCCTCATCAATAGGCAGCGCATCTGCACCGCAGATCcgcttctcatcctcgaactcttcttcgctgatcCCGTTGGTAGCCCAGATACGATGGATTCGCAAGTCGTAAGGACCATCGACTCGATCCGTAAGACCGATACCGACACTCTTCACTCGCTGTCGGAGAAGAGATGTTTGCGGCTCGACCACAAGGCCGTGGTTCGTACGAACAAAGGAGTGGAATGGCAGGAGGATGGTCTCCCAGCCCGTGCCACCGGATGTTGTTGCAGAAGAGTACATGATCGTCGATTCGGGGGGGACGTCGGAGAGCGAAGAAGGAATTCCGCGCGGGAAGAGAGTTTCTGCGAGCTCTGGTGACTCGACTGCTTGCGGCGGGTATGAGGGAAGATCATCACGAGAGGTCTGGTTTCGCACACGGTGATGACGAGTATATAATCTATGCTGGTGGATATCCGTCTCGACGATCGAGTCTGTCTGGATATTGACGGTGTATCGCCGACCGTCGGACTTCACTCTAAGGGCAAGGTACGAGTATGGGTCGACATCCCAGTATAGTCTGCCGAAGAGCCAGAAACCTCGGTCCTTATTGCGAAAAGCGGCATATCCTATTAGTTTTCAACGGTAGTTAGTTTCCAGATTACAGCAAGCTA contains the following coding sequences:
- a CDS encoding CIA30 family protein produces the protein MFPTARCLSAKPAGFIKRSAEELSRLSRIAWNSEGLHTPTKPYTLLDFEDESTVAGCKTMADRAVGGFSTANLDYVPADPSTNTPAHARFHGSISTKLPNNWRVERTGYAAFRNKDRGFWLFGRLYWDVDPYSYLALRVKSDGRRYTVNIQTDSIVETDIHQHRLYTRHHRVRNQTSRDDLPSYPPQAVESPELAETLFPRGIPSSLSDVPPESTIMYSSATTSGGTGWETILLPFHSFVRTNHGLVVEPQTSLLRQRVKSVGIGLTDRVDGPYDLRIHRIWATNGISEEEFEDEKRICGADALPIDEGVRTGWRGDSPSDHPEDKGSQPGGGGKTKGLKGLRSEWEQ
- a CDS encoding putative anaphase-promoting complex subunit Apc5, translated to MSRYLTPSKIALLCLISVYTDGVVPNSSAIDVLSFLMSCLSPLGSDASSSLNRGDSNYIVAIDDLEDALSSKASSIPGRSIWDLFLKKIWSIDSCDALEVFFTEISDILVKSREEQIRDRDNGLAPEIGRMRLSRCSPLGVFVRRAQLEFTRLQFHDSVKLWKGFVHYRLPTYRVWSKKNPSTERDPVDINLLELNLDSTSHLAQVAYGNIEMQEEDGIYVSTKDVERLLEFQIGELQRLGGRVPDGMKVQLERIMASGVAIPNLTYYLRFLDAWRAGDYPSSFDNLHRYFDYTMHSRDRSSYQYALLNLAILQADFGCYGEAVSAMQEAVSIARESHDMNCLNFCMSWLYHFGKAFPEQMKDVQNTGMLGNEKEGLAFLKAKAKETEMWSLLSTTLLSEAKLELQNGESLASSMENIIRASHLNVTKNLVTSTGPQLLLQTALYARIGVTHLSWLSSEIFRECYANKSPFEDYLKSTFRSCQLLAQQGRYADISSHMKQVTPEKLRSLRANQQWTFFSGILQLRRHICRDDKVAADYLLSQLQAIQLPDNDASLLLSFLSIEYKIRQGDYGRALEIVEQTAQSMHQDSFDIHSQVKLLCFKARIFEKTGHPQRGFSLAMRAASLAHRSRLLPGLWEAICVLGGVLLSLHEFEAVNEMVESIMPQVLETDDCDLAARAYSLLVDANMGMAGKAWSQGQDTPAKKEHMNRALGYLDCAYDQYEEIEDIKGQCEMMAKKATVMHLTGDLVLANDYAAKYLDLQKLSEKGV
- a CDS encoding phosphoribosylaminoimidazolesuccinocarboxamide synthase, whose amino-acid sequence is MAEALTNTDLQGALPLIARGKVRDLYEVDDKTLLFIATDRISAYDVIMENGIPNKGVLLTLCTKAWFKILTDAIPSLRTHFITLDLPPQIPPSLRPALQNRSMQVRKLKILPIEAIVRGYITGSAWNEYKKSGTVHGIKVAPGLRESEAFPDGPIYTPSTKAEQGEHDENIHPDQAAAILGEHASTVASLAVQLYKVAHAYALSRGVIIADTKFEFGVDEETNEVVLADEVLTPDSSRFWPKDDYEVGRGQQSFDKQFLRDWLVKEGLKGKEGVRMTEEVVQKTAEKYKEAWERITGGN